One region of Streptomyces capillispiralis genomic DNA includes:
- a CDS encoding glycoside hydrolase family 13 protein gives MNRHHWWRDAVIYQVYVRSFLDSTGDGIGDLAGVRAGLPYLKKLGVDGIWLSPFYPSPQHDHGYDVADYCDVDPVFGDLAEFDRLVGTARRLGIKVLLDIVPNHCSSEHPWFRAALAAAPGSPERARFHFADGRGPDGAEPPNNWHAMFGGPAWTRVTEPDGRPGQWYLHMFTPEQPDWNWREPAVAAEFDRILRFWLDRGVDGFRIDVAAGLYKHPELPDSPDPLADARTRDSVNPLAWNQPEVHEVWRHWRAVCEEYTARDGHERLLVGEVSVPTAREHARYVRPDELHQAFFFDLLGAPWDADAFRKVISEARQDIAGTGSTVTWVLNNHDQVRTVTRYGEPAPHGSGIGAARARAAALLMLALPGAAYIYQGEELGLPEVVDLPDDVLTDPIFRRTGSRERIRDGCRVPLPWSGQASPFGFTSGAEGARPWLPQPEWFAEHATDRALADTRSFWHLYRDGLQLRAALPQLGEGTLRWLDTQPGVLAFVRGDDLVCAVNFGTAPVPAPVPGTPLLASGPCEAGVLPGSTAAWWIDGS, from the coding sequence GTGAACAGGCACCACTGGTGGCGTGACGCGGTGATCTATCAGGTGTACGTCCGCAGCTTCCTGGACAGCACCGGTGACGGCATCGGCGATCTCGCGGGGGTCAGGGCGGGACTGCCGTACCTGAAGAAGCTCGGCGTGGACGGCATCTGGCTGAGCCCCTTCTACCCCTCGCCGCAGCACGACCACGGCTACGACGTCGCCGACTACTGCGACGTCGACCCGGTCTTCGGCGACCTCGCCGAGTTCGACCGGCTGGTCGGCACCGCCCGGCGGCTCGGCATCAAGGTGCTGCTCGACATCGTCCCCAACCACTGCTCCAGCGAGCACCCCTGGTTCCGCGCGGCCCTCGCCGCGGCCCCCGGCAGCCCCGAGCGCGCCCGCTTCCACTTCGCCGACGGCCGCGGACCCGACGGCGCCGAGCCGCCCAACAACTGGCACGCCATGTTCGGCGGCCCCGCCTGGACCCGGGTCACCGAACCCGACGGCCGCCCCGGCCAGTGGTACCTGCACATGTTCACGCCCGAACAGCCCGACTGGAACTGGCGCGAGCCGGCCGTCGCCGCCGAGTTCGACCGGATCCTGCGCTTCTGGCTCGACCGGGGTGTCGACGGCTTCCGCATCGACGTGGCCGCCGGCCTCTACAAGCACCCCGAACTGCCCGACTCGCCCGACCCCCTGGCCGACGCCCGCACCCGCGACTCGGTCAACCCGCTCGCCTGGAACCAGCCCGAGGTGCACGAGGTGTGGCGGCACTGGCGCGCGGTCTGCGAGGAGTACACCGCACGCGACGGCCACGAACGCCTGCTGGTCGGCGAGGTCTCCGTGCCCACCGCCCGCGAACACGCCCGCTACGTCCGCCCGGACGAGCTGCACCAGGCCTTCTTCTTCGACCTGCTCGGCGCGCCCTGGGACGCCGACGCCTTCCGCAAGGTCATCTCCGAGGCCCGGCAGGACATCGCCGGCACCGGCTCGACCGTCACCTGGGTCCTCAACAACCACGACCAGGTCCGCACCGTCACCCGCTACGGCGAGCCCGCCCCCCACGGCAGCGGCATCGGAGCCGCCCGCGCCCGCGCCGCCGCGCTGCTGATGCTGGCGCTGCCCGGCGCCGCGTACATCTACCAGGGCGAGGAACTGGGGCTGCCCGAGGTCGTCGACCTGCCCGACGACGTGCTCACCGACCCGATCTTCCGCCGCACCGGCAGCCGGGAGCGGATACGCGACGGCTGCCGGGTGCCTCTGCCCTGGTCGGGGCAGGCCTCGCCGTTCGGCTTCACCTCCGGCGCCGAAGGGGCCAGGCCCTGGCTGCCGCAGCCCGAGTGGTTCGCCGAGCACGCCACCGACCGCGCGCTGGCCGACACCCGCTCCTTCTGGCACCTGTACCGCGACGGCCTGCAACTGCGGGCCGCGCTGCCCCAGCTGGGCGAGGGCACGCTGCGCTGGCTGGACACCCAGCCCGGCGTCCTCGCCTTCGTCCGCGGCGACGACCTGGTCTGCGCCGTCAACTTCGGCACCGCCCCCGTACCCGCTCCGGTCCCCGGCACCCCGCTGCTCGCCAGCGGCCCCTGCGAGGCCGGCGTCCTGCCCGGCTCCACCGCCGCCTGGTGGATCGACGGCTCCTGA